The genomic window GATCTCGACCCCCGTGGTGAACTACCTGTTCGCCGAATACCTGTGCGAGAACTACGGCTCTGACGACGAGGTCACCGACATCGTCGACAACCGCGAGGTCTGGATCATCCCCGTGGTCAACCCCGACGGCTACCAGTACGTTTACGACGTCTACGACATGTGGCGCAAGAACCGCCGCGACAACGGCTACAGCTACGGCGTCGACCTCAACCGCAACTACATCTACCGCTGGGGCTGGGACGACTCCGGCTCGAGTCCCAACCCCTCCTCGGACACCTACCGCGGTCCCTCCGCCGGCAGCGAGCCCGAGCTCCAGACGATGATGCAGTTCTACGCCGACCGCGACGACAGCGGCAATCCGGTCATCAAGGCCATCAACTTCCACACCCACTCCCAGCTCGTGCTCTACCCCTGGGGCTACAAGGACGGTACTACGCCGCACAACTACATTTACGCCCCGACGGCCGCCCTGTTCGCCTCCTACAACGGCTACGCCGATATGCCCTCCCACGGACTCTACAACACCAACGGCGACGCCACCGACTGGCAGTACGGCAGCCACCTCGACGACGGCTACGGCGACCAGCTTCTCTCCCAGCCCCTGTTCGGCTACACCTTCGAGATGGGCACCCAGTTCATCGTGCCTTACTCCACCGCCGAGGCCCAGTTCAACGAGAACCTGCAGCCGATGCTCGACCTCTGCAAGCTGGCCGGCGACCCAGAGATGGTCTGCGCCCTGCCCGGACCCAACCTCCACGAGATGGATCAGGACGCCGACGGCGACTATCTGGTCGAGTGGGACGCCCCGGTGCCCGAGCACGGCGTGATCGAGTTCTACCAGCTCGACGAGCTGACCGGCTACCAGCAAATCACCGATGGCGCCGAGGACGGCTTCGACAACTGGGACAACGAGAACTTCAACCGCTCCACCAGCAACCCCCACGAGGGCTCCTACTCCTTCTGGAGCGGTGACGCCAACAACTACTCCGCCAAGCTGACCATGGCCAACCCCATCGAGATCGAGTCCGGCGACGCCCTGAGCTACTGGACCCGCTACAACATCGAATCCGGCTATGACTACGCCTACGTCGAGGCCTCCAGCGACGGCGTCACCTGGGACCAGCTGGCCTCCTACTCCGGCAACGGCTCCAGCTGGAGCGAAAAGAGCCACTCCCTCTCCAGCTACGCCGGCGAGACCATCAGCGTCCGCTTCCGCTACAAGACCGACACCAATAAACACTACGGTGGGATCTACTTCGACGAGATCCATCCCGTCGACACCTTCGACACCTGCACCACCCTGGCCGACGACATCACCGAGACCGAGTACCAGGTCACCGGCCGCACCCCAGAAACCTACTACTACCGGGTCCGCGCCGGTAATGAATTCGTCTGGGGCGGCTGGAGCAACATCGAAGCCATGGAGGTCGTCACCACGGACGCCCCCATCGCCGACCTGCATTACGACTGGACCGACGAGGGCGCCCTCGTCTCCTGGACCCCCCAGGAGGCCGTCGGCGGCGTCAACCTCTACCTGGAAAGCGGCGGTGAGCGCGAGCGCCTCAACGACAACCTGCTCGGCGCCGCCCGCACCAGCTACCTCGTCCGCTCCGCCGAGACCGGCGACGCCGTCTACCTCGAGGTCGTCACCAGCGACGGCGAGGCCCTCGAGTTCGGCCCGCTGACCATCGGTGAACGCCCCGAGGGCGTCATCCGCACCACCGTCGAGGGCTCCTTCCCCAACCCCGTGCGCTCGACGGCCACCGTGGCCTACAGCGTCAGCGCCGCCGACGCCGGCGAGCCCCTCGAGCTGGCCGTCTACGACCTCTCCGGCCGCCGCGTGGCCACCCTGGCCTCGGGTAGCGCCGTCAGCGGGCGTCACCAGGTCGTCTGGCAGGCCGACGGCGTCGCCGCGGGCCTCTACCTCGCCCGCCTGACCGTCGGCGAGACCGGCGCCACCACCCGCCTGGTCGTCAGCCGCTAGGGGCCAAGAGATAAAGACTCTGCAAGATCTAACACCGGGCCGAGAGGCCCGGTGTTCTTAGTACACGACGATCCAGATACGACGGTCGGGTTGAGGTGTTCCGGCGGGGCCCGGCGCGCGTTTTTGCCCGAGCTCAGCCGGTTGCCAAACCGGCTGAGCTCGGTATGCAAAAACCGTGACGGGCCCTGAGGGGAGCCGACGGCGACGGCCGGGCTCAGGCCCGGCCGTCGTGTTGCTTCAGAGCTGTCAGTTCGTCCTACTCGACGTTAAAATTCTCCAGGGCGACGAAGTTGCCGTCGAGGTAGAAGATCACCGACCACTCGCCGGTATCCCACCAACCGGTCTCGGTGTAGCCGCGTCCGCCGATGACCCGCTTGGTTTCCTCGTCGGCTTCGACGGTGAATTCCTTGTCCTGGGTCCAGCGCAGCTCCTCGCTGGGATCGTACCACTCGACGGTCATCACGTGATCGCCGGTGCCCTCGTCGCTCTCCCGGGCCAGGGACACCACCCAGACGATCATCGCCGTGTCGTCCTTCTTGAAGCTCTCCCGGGGGGTGTTGTAATCGTCGCGGTCGACGAATACCAGGCCGTAGAGGGCCAGCCCGGTGGGCTTGGCCTCGCCGCCGTCCTCTTCCTCGCTCTCGACCTCGCCGACGCTGAAGCGCGCCTGACCGAGCTGCTCGCCGTCGACGGAGAGCATGAGGGTGTACTCGCCGGCGGCCCAGTTGCCCGGCTCCTCGTAGCCCTGTCCGCCGCCGACGCTGACGGCCTCGTCACCCTCGAAGACGGTCACGCTGCGTTCCTCGCGCCACAGCGGCTTGCCGTCGGGATCCAGCCAGTCCGCGGTCACGGTGTGGGTGCCGGCGGCCTCGTCGGTCACCGACAGCTTGGCGAACCACAGCACTTGGGTGGTCTCGGCCCGGGGGAAGACCTCGACGGGTTCGGTGACGTCATCGGGGTCGTGGAAGTTGATCCCGGCCAACAGGATCGGCTCCTGCTCCTCTTCTACCTCGCCGGTGACGCGGAAGATCTCCTCAGCCAGGGGCGAGCCGTCGAGGTAGAACTTGATAGTGTAGACACCGGGCTGCCAGCCGCCGACGCCGGAATAGCCCTTGCCGCCGGTGATGCTGATCGTGCTGTCGCTTCCCGTGGAGAAGTCGCGCTCCTCGGTCCACTTGAGCGTACCGTCGTGCCAGTACCACTCGGCGGTCAGCTTGTGGCGGGAGTTGGGGTCGTTGTTGGCCAGGTTGACCTTCCAGACGACGATCGTCGTCTCCTCGGCGTCGAAGCTCTTGGTCACCGCCGTCAGGTCCTCCTGGGGCGCCAGCGCCACGCCGAGGTAGTCCAGGGTGCCCCGAGTCTCCTCCTTCTCACCGTCGTCGGGGGTGCCGACGCCGGGGAACTGGCAACCCACGGCCAGCAGCAGCACGGCGGGCAGGATTACTAACAGCGCTTTGCGCAACATGGAAACCTCCCAGGGAATCAGTTTTTCAAACGTCGGATCAAAACGGTAACCAGGGTCAGGGTAATCAGCCAGCCCAGGACGGCCTCGAGGCTGATCAGCACCCAGCCCAGGGCGTTGCCGGCGTACATGAAGCCGTCACCGAAGAAGGCGGCCAGAGAGATGCCGAAGTAGCCCAGCAGATTGTAGACGCTGTGGTTGATGATCACCGGCACCCCGCCGCCACCCAGGGTTAGGAAGTTGCCGGCGATGTAAAACATGCCGAAGAGGTAGACGATCACCAGGGCGCTGACGACCAATCGCAGGGGGCGTTCGCCGTAACCCGCCGTCAGCCGCCAGACGCCGTAGGCGAAGCGCTTGAGGAACCCGTCGCGCCGCTTGACCAGTTGGTGCTCGCTCCACCAGGCCAGCTCGGCGGTGCGCGAGGCGGCGCGGCGCTCTCCGGCGGTGCGCAGGCGCTCGGCCAGACCGCGACAGGCGGCCCGCAGGCCGCGCAGGTGCACCTCGGTGGCGCCATCGACGAGATAGAACTCGCGCAGTCGATCGAGTATCCGCCGTTGCAGGGCGGCGTCGCTCAAACCGGCCAGGTAGGCGGCCTCGACGAGTCTTTCCCGTGCGGTAGCCGTCGCACCGCCCCGTTCGTACAGCTCGGCGGCGCGCAGGGCGTAACCAGCGGCCTCACCGGGGTGTTCGGCGGCCCGCTCACGGGCCAGCTCGTCGTACAAGCGTCCGGCGGCTGTGGGATCGTCGACGGCGAGTTCCCGGACCCGTGCGACCCGGGCGCTGATTTCGCTTTGCTCCATCGTCCTCCATCATTTCGGCTCCCGGAAGTGAATCGTCGTCTCAAGTATAGCAGGTCGGGAGCCGACGGACTAGAGCGCCGGCCGGAGGTCTGAACGCGCAGCCGAATCGAGCGTTGAGGACCACGTCGGGGGTTGATTTAGCCGCGCGGATCGGGGCTGCTAAAAGGGGCGATCCGCAAGGGATCGCCCCGGTGTTGCTTGTTTTCCGATTGCCTTAGAGGCTCTTGATCTGGCCCCAGGAGGCGGGCTCGACGTCGTAGCCGAGGACCTCGAAGCTCCAGACTTCGTCGGAGCCCATGGTGTTACCGGCGTTGTCGGC from Candidatus Coatesbacteria bacterium includes these protein-coding regions:
- a CDS encoding T9SS type A sorting domain-containing protein — encoded protein: ISTPVVNYLFAEYLCENYGSDDEVTDIVDNREVWIIPVVNPDGYQYVYDVYDMWRKNRRDNGYSYGVDLNRNYIYRWGWDDSGSSPNPSSDTYRGPSAGSEPELQTMMQFYADRDDSGNPVIKAINFHTHSQLVLYPWGYKDGTTPHNYIYAPTAALFASYNGYADMPSHGLYNTNGDATDWQYGSHLDDGYGDQLLSQPLFGYTFEMGTQFIVPYSTAEAQFNENLQPMLDLCKLAGDPEMVCALPGPNLHEMDQDADGDYLVEWDAPVPEHGVIEFYQLDELTGYQQITDGAEDGFDNWDNENFNRSTSNPHEGSYSFWSGDANNYSAKLTMANPIEIESGDALSYWTRYNIESGYDYAYVEASSDGVTWDQLASYSGNGSSWSEKSHSLSSYAGETISVRFRYKTDTNKHYGGIYFDEIHPVDTFDTCTTLADDITETEYQVTGRTPETYYYRVRAGNEFVWGGWSNIEAMEVVTTDAPIADLHYDWTDEGALVSWTPQEAVGGVNLYLESGGERERLNDNLLGAARTSYLVRSAETGDAVYLEVVTSDGEALEFGPLTIGERPEGVIRTTVEGSFPNPVRSTATVAYSVSAADAGEPLELAVYDLSGRRVATLASGSAVSGRHQVVWQADGVAAGLYLARLTVGETGATTRLVVSR